One stretch of Zonotrichia leucophrys gambelii isolate GWCS_2022_RI chromosome 13, RI_Zleu_2.0, whole genome shotgun sequence DNA includes these proteins:
- the EIF4E1B gene encoding eukaryotic translation initiation factor 4E type 1B isoform X2 → MATGEQRQQERRRQRARQQELLPAEIQGKHPLQNRWALWFFKNDKSKMWQANLRLVTKFSTVEDFWALYTHIQLASKLTAGCDYSLFKDGIEPMWEDSQNKRGGRWLITLAKQQRHTELDRFWLDTVSAAHPRVLPGLLPLPWGWHSGDCARLPFSSQQLLCLIGEMFDEYSDEVCGAVINIRTKGDKIAIWTREAENQEGVTHIGRVYKEHLGLSQKVAIGYQAHADTATKSGSLAKTKFVM, encoded by the exons ATGGCTACAGGGGAGCAG AGGCAACAGGAGCGCCGCCGCCAGAGGGCTCGGCAGCAAGAGCTGCTCCCGGCAGAGATCCAGGGCAAGCACCCCCTGCAGAACAG atGGGCACTCTGGTTTTTCAAGAATGACAAGAGCAAGATGTGGCAGGCAAACCTGCGCCTGGTCACCAAATTCAGCACTGTGGAGGATTTCTGGGC GCTGTACACTCACATCCAGCTCGCCAGCAAgctcacagctggctgtgacTACTCCCTCTTCAAG GATGGCATCGAGCCCATGTGGGAGGACAGCCAGAACAAGCGCGGTGGGCGCTGGCTCATCACGCTGGCCAAGCAGCAGCGGCACACGGAGCTGGaccgcttctggctggacaCAGTGAGTGCTGCCCACCCCAGggtcctgcctgggctgctccccctgccctggggctggcacagtgGGGACTGTGCCAggctccccttctcctcccaacagctgctgtgcctcatTGGGGAGATGTTTGATGAGTACAGCGACGAGGTGTGCGGGGCCGTCATCAACATCCGCACCAAGGGGGACAAGATTGCCATCTGGACCCGGGAAGCAGAGAACCAGGAAGGGGTCACCCACATTGG gcGTGTCTACAAGGAGCACCTGGGTCTGTCACAGAAGGTGGCCATTGGGTACCAGGCTCATGCCGATACAGCCACCAAGAGCGGCTCCCTTGCCAAGACCAAGTTTGTGATGTGA
- the SNCB gene encoding beta-synuclein isoform X1 encodes MGQGTGGDVTGRRAAMEVFMKGLSKAKEGVVAAAEKTKQGVAEAAEKTKEGVLYVGSKTQGVVQGVTSVAEKAKEQASQLGEAAFTGAGNIAAATGLVKKEEFPADLKAEEVAQEAVEEPLVEPLLEPEGENYEEPPQEEYQEYEPEA; translated from the exons ATGGGACAAGGAACGGGAGGAGATGTGACCGGGAGAAG AGCCGCCATGGAGGTGTTTATGAAGGGCTTGTCCAAGGCCAAGGAGGGGGTGGTTGCCGCAGCTGAGAAGACCAAGCAGGGGGTGGCCGAGGCCGCGGAGAAGACCAAGGAAGGGGTCCTCTATGTCG GGAGTAAAACCCAAGGTGTGGTGCAAGGCGTAACCTCAG TGGCTGAGAAAGCGAAGGAGCAGGCATCCCAGCTGGGCGAGGCCGCCTTCACTGGCGCCGGCAACATCGCGGCGGCCACCGGGCTGGTGAAGAAGGAGGAGTTCCCTGCAGACCTGAAG GCAGAGGAGGTGGCCCAGGAGGCTGTGGAGGAGCCACTGGTCGAGCCgctgctggagccagagggGGAGAACTACGAGGAACCCccacag gaggAATACCAGGAATACGAGCCAGAGGCATAA
- the EIF4E1B gene encoding eukaryotic translation initiation factor 4E type 1B isoform X1, whose amino-acid sequence MATGEQRQQERRRQRARQQELLPAEIQGKHPLQNRWALWFFKNDKSKMWQANLRLVTKFSTVEDFWALYTHIQLASKLTAGCDYSLFKDGIEPMWEDSQNKRGGRWLITLAKQQRHTELDRFWLDTLLCLIGEMFDEYSDEVCGAVINIRTKGDKIAIWTREAENQEGVTHIGRVYKEHLGLSQKVAIGYQAHADTATKSGSLAKTKFVM is encoded by the exons ATGGCTACAGGGGAGCAG AGGCAACAGGAGCGCCGCCGCCAGAGGGCTCGGCAGCAAGAGCTGCTCCCGGCAGAGATCCAGGGCAAGCACCCCCTGCAGAACAG atGGGCACTCTGGTTTTTCAAGAATGACAAGAGCAAGATGTGGCAGGCAAACCTGCGCCTGGTCACCAAATTCAGCACTGTGGAGGATTTCTGGGC GCTGTACACTCACATCCAGCTCGCCAGCAAgctcacagctggctgtgacTACTCCCTCTTCAAG GATGGCATCGAGCCCATGTGGGAGGACAGCCAGAACAAGCGCGGTGGGCGCTGGCTCATCACGCTGGCCAAGCAGCAGCGGCACACGGAGCTGGaccgcttctggctggacaCA ctgctgtgcctcatTGGGGAGATGTTTGATGAGTACAGCGACGAGGTGTGCGGGGCCGTCATCAACATCCGCACCAAGGGGGACAAGATTGCCATCTGGACCCGGGAAGCAGAGAACCAGGAAGGGGTCACCCACATTGG gcGTGTCTACAAGGAGCACCTGGGTCTGTCACAGAAGGTGGCCATTGGGTACCAGGCTCATGCCGATACAGCCACCAAGAGCGGCTCCCTTGCCAAGACCAAGTTTGTGATGTGA
- the SNCB gene encoding beta-synuclein isoform X2: MEVFMKGLSKAKEGVVAAAEKTKQGVAEAAEKTKEGVLYVGSKTQGVVQGVTSVAEKAKEQASQLGEAAFTGAGNIAAATGLVKKEEFPADLKAEEVAQEAVEEPLVEPLLEPEGENYEEPPQEEYQEYEPEA, encoded by the exons ATGGAGGTGTTTATGAAGGGCTTGTCCAAGGCCAAGGAGGGGGTGGTTGCCGCAGCTGAGAAGACCAAGCAGGGGGTGGCCGAGGCCGCGGAGAAGACCAAGGAAGGGGTCCTCTATGTCG GGAGTAAAACCCAAGGTGTGGTGCAAGGCGTAACCTCAG TGGCTGAGAAAGCGAAGGAGCAGGCATCCCAGCTGGGCGAGGCCGCCTTCACTGGCGCCGGCAACATCGCGGCGGCCACCGGGCTGGTGAAGAAGGAGGAGTTCCCTGCAGACCTGAAG GCAGAGGAGGTGGCCCAGGAGGCTGTGGAGGAGCCACTGGTCGAGCCgctgctggagccagagggGGAGAACTACGAGGAACCCccacag gaggAATACCAGGAATACGAGCCAGAGGCATAA